A window of Massilia sp. NR 4-1 genomic DNA:
TCGTGCCCATTTTGCACTTCAGCTCATCGAGCGACTCGGACCAGTTTGTCGCCAAGTACGCCAAGTCCTTCTACGCGAGCCTGGCGAAAGCTTCCGAGCTGCTGAAACTGCACATGGCCGAGAACAAGCCCGCTGCACTGGTCGGCGCCTTGCCGGTCAAGCAGTTCTTGTTTGACGTTCCCGGTGCGGCGCCCCAGCCCGAGGATGGCAATGGCGGCGCCTGGGAAGTGCCGGTCGGCGGCGGCAGCGAGACCAGCGTGGAGGAGGCGGGCGTCAGCTGAATTGCGGCCTGCCGGCGCAATATGGACGAAAACGCAAAGCGCTGGCGCAAAGTGAAATCTGACATGGTTTTGGACAGGAAGCCCGGCCTTCTGTATAATTCACTTTTGCGCCGATAGGAAATGTACTATGCGTCTACTTCAAAAAGCACTCACCTTCGATGACGTGCTCCTCGTCCCCGCGTATTCGAATGTTCTGCCTGCCGATACGTCCCTCCGCACTCGCCTGACCCGAAATATCTCCCTGAATATCCCGCTGCTGTCCGCCGCAATGGACACCGTGACGGAAAGCCGTCTGGCGATTGCCATGGCTCAGGAAGGCGGCATCGGTATCATTCACAAGAACCTGAAACCGAAAGACCAGGCCCGCGAAGTGGCCCGCGTAAAACGTTTCGAAGCCGGCGTGCTGCGTGACCCGATCACCATCCCACCGGATATGAAAATCCGCGACGTCATCAAGCTCACCGAGCAGTATGGCATCAGCGGCTTCCCTGTGGTGCAGGGCAAGGAAGTAGTCGGCATCATCACCAACCGCGACTTGCGCTTCGAACAGGAGCTGGACGCCGAAGCGCGCGCCAAGATGACCCCGCGCGAAAAGCTGGTGTACGTCAACGAAGACGCCGACACCAACGAAGCCAAGCGCCTGATGAACAAGCACCGCCTGGAGCGCGTGCTGGTGGTGAACGAGGCCTTCGAACTGCGCGGCCTGATCACCGTCAAGGACATCCAGAAATCCACCGAACACCCGAACGCATCGAAAGACCAGCACGGCAAGCTGCTGGTCGGCGCGGCCGTCGGCGTGGGCGCCAAGGATGAAGAGCGCATCGACCTGCTGGTCGCCGCCGGCGTGGACGTGCTGGTGGTCGACACCGCCCACGGCCACTCGCAAGGTATTCTCGATCGCGTCAAGTACATCAAGACCAAGTACCCGCACGTGGACGTCATCGGCGGCAATATTGCCACCGCTGCCGCCGCCAAAGCGCTGGTGGAATACGGCGCCGATGCGGTGAAAGTGGGCATCGGCCCAGGCTCCATCTGCACCACCCGCATCGTCGCTGGCGTGGGCGTGCCGCAGATTACCGCCATCTCCAACGTGGCGCAGGCGCTGGAGGGTACCGGCGTGCCATGTATCGCCGACGGCGGCATCCGCTTCTCGGGCGATATCTCGAAAGCGCTGGCAGCCGGCGCATCGACCGTGATGATGGGTTCCATGTTCGCTGGTACTGAAGAAGCGCCGGGCGAAGTGATCCTGTACCAGGGCCGTAGCTACAAGTCCTACCGCGGCATGGGTTCCCTGGGTGCGATGACCGATGGTTCGGCCGACCGCTACTTCCAGGACGCCACCATGAAGGCCG
This region includes:
- the guaB gene encoding IMP dehydrogenase; amino-acid sequence: MRLLQKALTFDDVLLVPAYSNVLPADTSLRTRLTRNISLNIPLLSAAMDTVTESRLAIAMAQEGGIGIIHKNLKPKDQAREVARVKRFEAGVLRDPITIPPDMKIRDVIKLTEQYGISGFPVVQGKEVVGIITNRDLRFEQELDAEARAKMTPREKLVYVNEDADTNEAKRLMNKHRLERVLVVNEAFELRGLITVKDIQKSTEHPNASKDQHGKLLVGAAVGVGAKDEERIDLLVAAGVDVLVVDTAHGHSQGILDRVKYIKTKYPHVDVIGGNIATAAAAKALVEYGADAVKVGIGPGSICTTRIVAGVGVPQITAISNVAQALEGTGVPCIADGGIRFSGDISKALAAGASTVMMGSMFAGTEEAPGEVILYQGRSYKSYRGMGSLGAMTDGSADRYFQDATMKADKFVPEGIEGRVAYKGSVLAIIFQLVGGVRQSMGYCGCATIDELREKAEFVEITSAGMRESHVHDVQITKEAPNYRSE